Genomic window (Nitrospirales bacterium LBB_01):
TAACAGTAAAACGGTGTGTGGTAGATATGCGGAATGGTTATCCATTCAATCTGAAAATCATCCGAGACGTCAACCGAATCACCAAACTGCTCTCTGAGAAGCTCCATATAGATGCGGTTAAGCTCATTAACCGGAGCGTTCTCTTCAATCATTGTGTGAGCGGTTTTTTCAAAGAGCACAAAGAAAGCCTGTCTAAGAACCGTTGCATACATGTCGTCAATGGCAGAGCTTAAGATTAAACGGCGTGCATCAGCGTCTTTTTCCTCTTCAAGCAATCGTTCGGTAAGGAGCATTTCGGAAAACACGGAGGCGGTCTCAGCAAGTGGAAGCGGAGCATGAAAGGTCAGCACAGAGTGGTTTTGCGCCAATAGCGAATGAACGGCGTGTCCAAGCTCGTGCGCTAATGTTGCTACCTGACGCGGCTCACCGGTGTAGTTAACCAGCACCCACGGCGTCAGCTTTGGATGCACTCCGTAGCAAAACGCCCCACCGCGCTTACCAGTGCGGTCATCCGCGTCAATGTGTTTTTTATCAAAGACCTCAGCAGCCAATTTGCCAAATTCCGGACTAAACTCAGTGAAACTCTCCAGCACCATTGAAACTGCATCTGGATAATCAATTTTTTTCTTAGTCTCAGCCTTTATAGGAGCATAGAGGTCAAACCGCCGAAGTTTGGGCAGATTAAGCCACTTTGCTTTAAGTTTGAAATAATCGTGAAATACATAAGAATCCTCTTTGCATACCGAAAGGAGGGTATCTACGACATCGTCCGGTATATCGTTTGACTTATTGCGGACATTTATTGGGCTTTTAAATTTCCTTAATTCAATTTGCTCCTTTGCCCAATCTCTTACACGGTATGCGTACATCTGAGAAAGCACAGCAGTGTCGTTACCAAACACACGGAAAAGCTCCTTGTAGGCGCTTTCTCTTACATCTGGGCGAATATCCCTGACATAAACCATCAGCCCGTCGCGGGTGTTATGCGTTGTCTTACCATCAACATCCATCACAAAATCGTACTTACTTGTCAGCATATCGTATATTGTTAGCAGGGCGCCTGAGCCGTTTGCGTCCTTTATGTTAATGATTTTTTCTTCTGGTTCACTTAAGATATGCTCTTTGAACTGCCTTAGCCTCTCAAGATAATATTTCAGATTACCGGCATAAGATAGAAGCCGCTCCGATTCCTCATCTGTAAGTGATTTCCACCACAAACTGAAAAACAGAATCCGGTTTTGCATATCCATAAGGAAATTCTCAACATTTCCCATAACAGCAAGAGCCGCCGCATCCTGCGTATCTTCTGAGAATCTGAGAACGCTGTAAGCGGTTATTTTTCCGGCAAGTGCTGAAAGAGTCTCTGTTAATGTGAGGATTTCACAGAAAGCACCGCCATCCATATCGGCTGTAAGTGTATTCCTTTTTGACTCAATTTGATTCACACAGCCCTCTATTTCTATAAACACCTTTTGAATATCGCTATCGGAGGGTAAAAGCTCACTCAAATCCCACCGGCTCTTTTGATACGTCTGCACTGTCTGATACCTCCACAGTAGTTAATTTTGCACTGCTTGTATTATATAACTTTCAACATTTTAATACGAGGTGATGTAAGTTACTGCACGGTTAGAAGCGATATTGTAGAATGTTTTGTACATTCCATCTAAACCTTCCTCTCAGGCCCTGACGTGGTTAGGGCCTTTTTTTTGCCGTTATATTGAACACCTAAAATATTTATAAATTAAACGGTTATAAAGACTACACGTTCTAAACGCAATCTGGTATAATACAATTGGTATGATAGAGAATAGTTTTTCTATTTTGGACGGCATAGGGCAAAAGGGTGAGAAGCGTTTATGGAGCCGCGGAATATATACGTGGCAGGATTTTATAAATGAGCGTAGTATCCCGTTTCTAAACG
Coding sequences:
- a CDS encoding M3 family oligoendopeptidase, with the protein product MQTYQKSRWDLSELLPSDSDIQKVFIEIEGCVNQIESKRNTLTADMDGGAFCEILTLTETLSALAGKITAYSVLRFSEDTQDAAALAVMGNVENFLMDMQNRILFFSLWWKSLTDEESERLLSYAGNLKYYLERLRQFKEHILSEPEEKIINIKDANGSGALLTIYDMLTSKYDFVMDVDGKTTHNTRDGLMVYVRDIRPDVRESAYKELFRVFGNDTAVLSQMYAYRVRDWAKEQIELRKFKSPINVRNKSNDIPDDVVDTLLSVCKEDSYVFHDYFKLKAKWLNLPKLRRFDLYAPIKAETKKKIDYPDAVSMVLESFTEFSPEFGKLAAEVFDKKHIDADDRTGKRGGAFCYGVHPKLTPWVLVNYTGEPRQVATLAHELGHAVHSLLAQNHSVLTFHAPLPLAETASVFSEMLLTERLLEEEKDADARRLILSSAIDDMYATVLRQAFFVLFEKTAHTMIEENAPVNELNRIYMELLREQFGDSVDVSDDFQIEWITIPHIYHTPFYCYAYSFGELLSLSLYKRYKEEGKNFIPKIIKILSHGGSASPDVILKEVSIDMRDAQFWHGGFDFIKEMIDKALG